One segment of Plasmodium vivax chromosome 14, whole genome shotgun sequence DNA contains the following:
- a CDS encoding hypothetical protein (encoded by transcript PVX_101275A), with product MGAGQAGGKTAEKGEAKRSEAKQRKKKKKGKLSKLSKLSKLSKLSKLSKLSKLSKLSKLSKLSKLSKLSKLSKLSNLSKLIYAKESPLPKSYFNNFSVRAQKRDLFIHQKKKKK from the coding sequence ATGGGTGCGGGGCaggcgggggggaagacagcggaaaaaggggaagcaaagcgaagcgaagcgaagcaaaggaaaaagaaaaagaaaggaaagcTAAGCAAACTAAGCAAACTGAGCAAACTAAGCAAACTGAGCAAACTAAGCAAACTGAGCAAACTAAGCAAACTGAGCAAACTAAGCAAACTGAGCAAACTAAGCAAACTGAGCAAACTAAGCAAACTGAGCAACCTAAGCAAGCTAATCTACGCGAAGGAAAGCCCCCTCCCCAAGTCATATTTTAACAACTTCTCCGTTCGAGCACAAAAGAGAGACCTTTTCattcaccaaaaaaaaaagaagaaataa